A stretch of the Streptomyces sp. WMMB303 genome encodes the following:
- the egtA gene encoding ergothioneine biosynthesis glutamate--cysteine ligase EgtA: protein MTGDRQAYLGEPLSEAAALAYVHGICFKTGPPRRVGVELEWLVRPLAPASGSAPGPRPPHPPPPGAESPAPPHRSGAPQPPHPRRPPQAEPPNRPAARVGATALRAAATALREAPLSSAISVEPGGQLEFSSRPAPSLAACVRAVSADLTAARARLHRHGIALVGRGLDPHPPLRLLEDRRYRAMEAYFDRTGPAGRTMMCSTASVQVCLDAGTAEPGPFGMGRRWLLAHLLGAVLTAAFANSPADEGPWAGWRSARQGVWAALDGYRNLAPPAGGHSPRQAWARYVLDAPLLCVRSAQGPWTVPADGMTFRQWIRRGSRPGTGPGALRPPLLDDLVYHLTTLFPPVRPRGHLELRMIDAQPGPDGWIVPLAVTTALFDDAEASESAYRVVKPLAELTAGGPAPRNALWERAARAGLADPELHAAARDCFGLARRALPRLGAGRRVRAAVADFEARYIGPGRCPADDRAGSDDRVCTERRTGTDDRAHTRHRSDTSETAPRRQGEPW from the coding sequence ATGACCGGCGACAGGCAGGCGTACCTGGGCGAACCGCTCAGTGAGGCGGCGGCGCTCGCCTACGTACACGGCATCTGCTTCAAGACCGGGCCGCCGCGCCGGGTCGGGGTCGAACTCGAATGGCTCGTCCGCCCGCTGGCGCCCGCTTCCGGCAGCGCCCCCGGGCCCCGCCCGCCGCACCCCCCACCACCCGGGGCCGAGAGCCCCGCACCCCCCCACCGGTCCGGGGCACCGCAGCCCCCGCACCCCCGTCGGCCCCCGCAGGCCGAGCCGCCGAACCGGCCGGCCGCCCGGGTCGGGGCAACCGCCCTCCGCGCCGCCGCCACCGCGCTGCGCGAGGCGCCGCTCTCCTCGGCGATCTCCGTCGAGCCCGGTGGGCAGCTGGAATTCAGTTCCCGGCCCGCGCCCTCACTTGCCGCCTGTGTCCGCGCGGTCTCGGCGGACCTGACCGCCGCCCGGGCCCGGCTGCACCGGCACGGCATCGCGCTGGTGGGCCGGGGACTCGACCCCCACCCCCCGCTCCGGCTGCTGGAGGACCGGCGGTATCGCGCCATGGAGGCGTACTTCGACCGCACCGGCCCCGCCGGTCGGACGATGATGTGCTCCACCGCGTCCGTGCAGGTCTGCCTGGACGCCGGTACGGCCGAGCCGGGACCGTTCGGGATGGGCCGCCGCTGGCTGCTCGCGCACCTGCTGGGTGCCGTGCTCACGGCGGCGTTCGCCAACTCCCCGGCCGACGAGGGGCCCTGGGCCGGGTGGCGCTCCGCGCGGCAGGGCGTCTGGGCCGCGCTCGACGGATACCGCAACCTCGCCCCGCCCGCGGGCGGACACAGTCCCCGGCAGGCCTGGGCGCGGTACGTGCTGGACGCGCCGCTGCTCTGCGTCCGCTCCGCGCAGGGCCCGTGGACGGTCCCGGCGGACGGGATGACGTTCCGTCAGTGGATCCGGCGCGGCAGCCGCCCCGGAACGGGTCCCGGCGCCCTCCGTCCGCCTCTGCTCGACGACCTCGTCTACCACCTGACCACCCTCTTTCCCCCCGTGCGCCCCCGGGGCCATCTGGAGCTGCGGATGATCGACGCGCAGCCGGGCCCGGACGGCTGGATCGTCCCGCTCGCGGTGACCACGGCCCTGTTCGACGACGCGGAGGCGAGCGAGAGCGCCTACCGGGTGGTCAAGCCGCTGGCCGAGCTCACGGCCGGGGGGCCGGCGCCCCGCAACGCGCTGTGGGAACGCGCGGCCAGGGCGGGACTGGCCGACCCCGAACTGCACGCCGCGGCCCGCGACTGCTTCGGCCTCGCCCGCCGGGCACTGCCCCGACTCGGTGCGGGGCGGCGGGTGCGGGCCGCGGTGGCGGACTTCGAAGCCCGCTACATCGGCCCCGGCCGCTGCCCCGCCGACGACCGTGCGGGCAGCGACGACCGTGTGTGCACCGAGCGACGTACGGGCACCGACGACCGTGCGCACACCCGCCACCGGTCCGACACCTCCGAGACCGCCCCCCGCCGGCAGGGAGAACCATGGTGA
- the egtB gene encoding ergothioneine biosynthesis protein EgtB — protein sequence MVTADQERAALRARAHDALTRARTRTLALSDCVEDAELTAQHSPLMSPLVWDMAHIGNQEEQWLLRAVGGEAPLRPEIDSLYDAFEHPRAERPALPLLPPDEARSYLATVRGHAFRVLERAELAGRPLEADGFAFGMIAQHEQQHAETMLITHQLRRGPAALSAPPPPAPPDGSGPLRSEVLVPAGAFTMGTDDDPWALDNERPAHRREVPAFCIDTVPVSNAAYLRFVEDGGYADPRWWSAAGWDHVRRNGLRAPLFWKREHGGWWRRRFGIREPVPEAEPVMHVSWYEADAYARWAGRRLPTEAEWEKAARHDPRTGGDLRFPWGEGEPGADRANLGQRHLGPAPVGACPRGASPLGVRQLMGDVWEWTSSDFAPYPGFTAFPYREYSEVFFGPGYKVLRGGCFGTDPVVARATFRNWDHPVRRQIFAGFRTARTPAPEETT from the coding sequence ATGGTGACCGCCGATCAGGAGCGCGCCGCGCTGCGCGCCCGCGCCCACGACGCCCTCACCCGGGCCCGCACCCGCACCCTGGCGCTCTCCGACTGCGTCGAGGACGCCGAACTGACCGCCCAGCACTCGCCGCTGATGTCCCCGCTGGTATGGGACATGGCGCACATCGGCAACCAGGAGGAGCAGTGGCTGCTCCGTGCCGTGGGCGGAGAGGCGCCGCTGCGGCCCGAGATCGACTCGCTCTACGACGCGTTCGAGCACCCGCGCGCCGAGCGCCCCGCGCTGCCTTTGCTGCCGCCGGACGAGGCCCGCTCGTACCTGGCCACGGTGCGCGGGCACGCGTTCCGGGTGCTGGAGCGCGCGGAACTGGCCGGGCGCCCGCTGGAGGCGGACGGCTTCGCGTTCGGCATGATCGCCCAGCATGAGCAGCAGCACGCCGAGACCATGCTCATCACCCACCAGCTCCGGCGCGGCCCGGCCGCGCTGAGCGCACCGCCGCCGCCCGCCCCTCCCGACGGTTCCGGCCCGCTCCGCAGCGAAGTGCTGGTGCCGGCAGGAGCGTTCACCATGGGGACCGATGACGATCCCTGGGCGCTGGACAACGAACGGCCCGCGCACCGCCGGGAGGTACCGGCCTTCTGCATCGACACCGTTCCGGTCAGCAACGCCGCCTACCTCCGGTTCGTCGAGGACGGCGGCTACGCCGACCCGCGCTGGTGGTCGGCGGCGGGCTGGGACCACGTACGGCGCAACGGGCTGCGGGCGCCGCTGTTCTGGAAGCGGGAGCACGGCGGCTGGTGGCGGCGCCGCTTCGGGATTCGCGAACCCGTGCCGGAAGCGGAGCCCGTGATGCACGTCAGCTGGTACGAGGCCGACGCCTACGCCCGCTGGGCGGGGCGGCGGCTGCCCACCGAGGCCGAATGGGAGAAGGCGGCCCGCCACGACCCGCGCACCGGCGGCGACCTGCGCTTCCCCTGGGGCGAGGGGGAGCCCGGGGCCGACCGCGCGAACCTGGGGCAGCGGCACCTGGGCCCGGCGCCGGTCGGCGCCTGCCCCCGGGGAGCCTCCCCGCTCGGGGTGCGGCAGCTCATGGGCGACGTCTGGGAGTGGACCTCCAGCGACTTCGCCCCCTACCCGGGCTTCACCGCGTTCCCGTACCGGGAGTACTCGGAGGTCTTCTTCGGTCCCGGCTACAAGGTGCTGCGCGGCGGGTGCTTCGGCACCGACCCGGTGGTGGCGCGCGCGACGTTCCGCAACTGGGACCATCCGGTGCGCCGGCAGATCTTCGCCGGGTTCCGCACCGCCCGCACCCCGGCGCCGGAGGAGACGACGTGA
- a CDS encoding carboxypeptidase regulatory-like domain-containing protein — translation MAEHKADPERTGGSPSALGATVRTLAETLWFPAFFFTGFLVCYLLPFHNPVPHHVDVAVAGPTAHQLGQALEQQSPGAFDVHQVADAQAAHDAVTDRAATAGFVPDAEHPRLYVAKADGYSLEAVLQKTFTGVAQHSGGTLQVHEAAPTAPGDGMGTGLFYLVLACTIPSYISVMMLLRATVLGRGKKVLTLVSIGVVESVAAFLVARSMDVIPNDPLAVPLVFLMTQAVALTSYGLVPFCKQFFPGVAMGLFVLLSMPSSGGAIPVQMVPGFFRALHPVMPMGNLIEALRGLFYFDGKDVWPHTLVICAWVAAGSALIALGAWKERRAARKEAREAAEEEPTEPPVEDPAFELPQPSAVAPHHHRLGLPDPGLTGQVTDEGGRPLAGVAITVTGAHGRELVRAITDGCGEYAAAGLADQYVNVIASSPDRLAAVARLRVRDGHPVRHDVRLAARHVPA, via the coding sequence ATGGCGGAACACAAGGCGGACCCGGAGCGCACGGGCGGCAGCCCTTCGGCGCTCGGCGCGACCGTACGCACCCTGGCGGAGACGCTCTGGTTCCCGGCGTTCTTCTTCACCGGCTTCCTCGTCTGCTACCTGCTGCCCTTCCACAACCCGGTGCCGCACCACGTGGACGTGGCCGTCGCCGGGCCGACGGCCCACCAGCTCGGACAGGCCCTCGAACAGCAGAGCCCCGGAGCGTTCGACGTCCACCAGGTCGCCGACGCGCAGGCAGCACACGACGCGGTCACCGACCGGGCGGCCACGGCGGGCTTCGTCCCCGACGCCGAGCACCCCCGGCTCTACGTCGCCAAGGCGGACGGCTACTCGCTCGAAGCAGTCCTCCAGAAGACCTTCACCGGCGTGGCGCAGCACAGCGGCGGCACGCTGCAGGTCCACGAGGCGGCCCCCACCGCACCCGGCGACGGCATGGGCACCGGACTCTTCTACCTCGTCCTCGCCTGCACCATCCCGTCCTACATCAGCGTCATGATGTTGCTGCGCGCCACCGTCCTGGGGCGCGGCAAGAAGGTCCTCACCCTGGTGTCCATCGGAGTGGTGGAGAGCGTCGCCGCCTTCCTCGTGGCGCGCTCCATGGACGTGATACCGAACGACCCCCTCGCCGTGCCGCTGGTCTTCCTGATGACCCAGGCCGTCGCCCTCACCTCCTACGGGCTCGTCCCGTTCTGCAAGCAGTTCTTCCCCGGCGTGGCGATGGGCCTGTTCGTCCTGCTCAGCATGCCCTCCAGCGGCGGCGCGATCCCCGTCCAGATGGTGCCCGGCTTCTTCCGGGCCCTGCACCCGGTCATGCCGATGGGCAACCTGATCGAGGCGCTCCGCGGGCTGTTCTACTTCGACGGGAAGGACGTCTGGCCGCACACCCTGGTCATCTGCGCATGGGTCGCCGCCGGGTCCGCCCTCATCGCCCTCGGCGCGTGGAAGGAGCGCCGCGCGGCCCGCAAGGAGGCGCGGGAGGCCGCCGAGGAGGAGCCCACCGAGCCGCCGGTCGAGGACCCGGCCTTCGAACTGCCGCAGCCCAGCGCCGTCGCCCCGCACCACCACCGGCTGGGCCTGCCGGACCCCGGGCTGACCGGGCAGGTCACCGACGAGGGTGGGCGGCCGCTGGCCGGCGTCGCCATCACGGTCACCGGAGCCCACGGCAGGGAACTGGTGCGCGCGATCACCGACGGGTGCGGTGAGTACGCGGCGGCCGGCCTCGCCGACCAGTACGTGAACGTCATCGCCAGCAGCCCCGACCGGCTCGCCGCCGTCGCCCGGCTACGCGTCCGCGACGGCCACCCGGTCCGCCACGACGTCCGGCTGGCCGCCCGGCACGTGCCCGCCTGA
- the trxA gene encoding thioredoxin, with translation MSTIELTKENFEETVSGNDFVLIDFWASWCGPCRSFAPVYEAAAERHSDLTFAKVDTEAQQEIAAAFEVQSIPTLAIIRDRTLVFSQPGALPEAALEDLIGQARELDMEEVRRAAEAEAQAAEGGERPGA, from the coding sequence ATGAGCACCATCGAGCTGACCAAGGAAAACTTCGAGGAGACGGTCTCCGGGAACGACTTCGTCCTGATCGACTTCTGGGCGTCCTGGTGCGGCCCGTGCCGAAGCTTCGCACCGGTCTACGAGGCCGCCGCGGAACGGCACTCCGACCTGACGTTCGCCAAGGTGGACACGGAGGCACAGCAGGAGATCGCCGCCGCCTTCGAGGTGCAGTCGATCCCGACTCTCGCGATCATCCGGGACCGCACCCTGGTGTTCTCGCAGCCCGGCGCGCTGCCCGAGGCCGCGCTGGAGGATCTGATCGGCCAGGCCCGTGAGCTGGACATGGAAGAGGTGCGGCGTGCCGCCGAGGCCGAGGCCCAGGCCGCGGAGGGCGGGGAGCGCCCCGGCGCCTGA
- a CDS encoding TetR family transcriptional regulator: MAAQSAGADARGLRERKKLETRSALRATAVRMYLERGPAAVTVQDICEAAGVSQRTFFNYFETKDDAVFDWDRRLARQLAELLTARPAGEPPLEAVHRTLRTALPALVADAGWRERRRLLGRYPELVPKLLHSNSHLAEALAEAVAERTGLPPDALYPRLLAGAGLTVLRSSIRAWDPESSAEDLLAVLDSCFASLAAGLPCPEGDDPVRSAR; encoded by the coding sequence ATGGCCGCCCAGTCCGCCGGAGCAGACGCCCGAGGGCTCCGGGAACGCAAGAAGCTGGAGACCCGCTCGGCACTGCGCGCCACAGCGGTGCGGATGTACCTCGAGCGCGGGCCGGCAGCCGTCACCGTGCAGGACATCTGCGAGGCCGCGGGAGTCTCGCAGCGCACCTTCTTCAACTACTTCGAGACCAAGGACGACGCGGTCTTCGACTGGGACCGCCGGCTGGCCCGGCAGCTCGCGGAACTGCTCACCGCCCGCCCCGCGGGCGAGCCCCCGCTGGAGGCCGTGCACCGGACACTCCGCACCGCCCTTCCGGCCCTGGTCGCCGACGCCGGCTGGCGGGAGCGCCGACGGCTGCTGGGCAGGTATCCGGAGCTGGTCCCCAAACTGCTGCACAGCAACAGCCATCTGGCGGAGGCTCTGGCCGAGGCGGTCGCCGAGCGCACCGGACTGCCGCCGGACGCCCTCTACCCCCGCCTGCTGGCCGGCGCCGGACTGACGGTGCTGCGCTCCTCGATCCGGGCCTGGGACCCGGAGTCCTCGGCCGAGGACCTGCTGGCCGTGCTCGACTCCTGCTTCGCCTCGCTGGCCGCCGGACTCCCGTGCCCCGAGGGCGACGACCCGGTGCGCTCGGCGCGCTGA
- the egtC gene encoding ergothioneine biosynthesis protein EgtC, with the protein MCRHLAHLGPARTVGELLLAPPYSLHRQSWAPRRQEHGTVNADGFGVGWYADGDPVPARYRRSGPIWADGFFPDLCRVVRTRALLAAVRDATSGCAAGEAAAAPYAAGPWLFSHNGALTGWPASLAPLAAGLPPEELLGLEARCDSALAWALVGHRLRAGTGSGAALAATAVELADAAPGSRLNFLLTDGRTLAATASGDTLWYLLEPGTSLTVASEPHDADPGWRPVPDTHLLTGDPGGIELTALKEFRA; encoded by the coding sequence ATGTGCCGGCACCTGGCCCACCTGGGCCCCGCCCGCACGGTGGGTGAGCTGCTGCTGGCGCCGCCGTACTCACTGCACCGCCAGTCGTGGGCACCACGCCGCCAGGAGCACGGCACCGTCAACGCCGACGGCTTCGGCGTGGGCTGGTACGCCGACGGTGACCCGGTGCCGGCCCGCTACCGCAGATCCGGGCCGATCTGGGCGGACGGCTTCTTCCCCGACCTGTGCCGGGTGGTGCGCACCCGCGCGCTGCTCGCCGCCGTACGCGACGCGACCAGCGGCTGCGCCGCGGGAGAGGCGGCCGCCGCTCCCTACGCCGCCGGGCCGTGGCTCTTCAGTCACAACGGCGCGCTGACCGGCTGGCCCGCCTCCCTGGCGCCGCTGGCTGCCGGGCTGCCGCCGGAGGAGCTGCTGGGCCTGGAGGCCCGCTGCGACTCGGCGCTGGCCTGGGCACTGGTCGGGCACCGGCTGCGGGCGGGCACGGGGTCCGGCGCCGCGCTGGCCGCGACCGCGGTCGAACTCGCCGACGCGGCGCCCGGCTCGCGGCTCAACTTCCTGCTGACCGACGGCCGTACCCTGGCCGCAACCGCCTCCGGCGACACCCTCTGGTATCTGCTGGAGCCCGGTACGTCCCTCACCGTCGCCTCCGAACCGCACGACGCGGATCCGGGATGGCGGCCGGTTCCCGACACCCATCTGCTCACCGGCGACCCGGGCGGCATCGAGCTGACCGCCCTGAAGGAGTTCCGCGCGTGA
- a CDS encoding ATP-dependent DNA ligase: MRLPVMPPVRPMLAKAVSAVPEGMQYEAKWDGFRCLVFRDGEEVELLSRTGKSLVRYFPELVAVLRERLQERCVLDGEIVLPVGGRLDFEALQQRIHPAASRVRLLAERTPVSYVAFDLLALGDTDAMAESLSERRRMLESALEGCRPPLHLAPVTHDSAVAREWFAQYEGAGLDGVVAKRTDLPYRPGERVMLKVKHERTADCVLAGLRPHKSGPEALGSLLLGLHDVSGVLQYVGASSSFPAVRRRELMRELAPLRTDRPEEHPWARWAEEEAQQEGRMPGAPSRWSGGKDSSWVPLRPERVCEVAYDHMEGERFRHTVLFRRWRPDREPRSCTYEQLEQPVHYDLEAALGGR; this comes from the coding sequence ATGCGACTGCCTGTCATGCCTCCGGTACGCCCGATGCTCGCCAAGGCCGTGTCCGCCGTCCCGGAGGGCATGCAGTACGAGGCCAAGTGGGACGGCTTCCGCTGCCTGGTCTTCCGGGACGGCGAGGAGGTCGAGCTGCTCAGCCGGACCGGCAAGTCCCTGGTCCGCTACTTCCCCGAACTCGTCGCGGTGCTGCGGGAGCGGCTGCAGGAGCGCTGCGTGCTGGACGGCGAGATCGTCCTGCCGGTGGGCGGGCGGCTGGATTTCGAGGCGCTCCAGCAGCGCATCCACCCGGCCGCCTCCCGGGTGCGGCTGCTCGCCGAGCGGACGCCCGTCTCCTACGTCGCCTTCGACCTGCTGGCCCTGGGCGACACCGACGCCATGGCCGAGTCCCTCTCCGAGCGCCGCCGGATGCTGGAGTCCGCGCTGGAGGGGTGCCGCCCGCCGCTGCACCTGGCGCCGGTGACCCACGACAGCGCGGTGGCGCGAGAGTGGTTCGCGCAGTACGAGGGCGCCGGACTCGACGGCGTGGTGGCCAAACGGACGGATCTGCCCTACCGGCCGGGGGAGCGGGTGATGCTCAAGGTCAAACACGAGCGCACGGCCGACTGCGTGCTGGCGGGACTGCGCCCCCACAAGAGCGGCCCCGAGGCGCTCGGGTCCCTGCTGCTCGGTCTGCACGACGTCTCGGGCGTGCTCCAGTACGTCGGTGCCTCCTCCTCGTTCCCGGCGGTGCGCAGGCGCGAGCTGATGCGGGAGCTGGCTCCGCTGCGGACGGACCGCCCGGAGGAGCACCCGTGGGCTCGTTGGGCGGAGGAGGAAGCACAGCAGGAGGGCAGGATGCCGGGCGCGCCCAGCAGGTGGAGCGGCGGCAAGGACTCCTCCTGGGTGCCGCTGCGACCCGAGCGGGTGTGCGAGGTGGCCTACGACCACATGGAGGGCGAGCGCTTCCGGCACACGGTGCTCTTCCGCCGCTGGCGCCCGGACCGCGAGCCGCGCTCGTGCACGTACGAGCAACTGGAGCAGCCGGTGCACTACGACCTGGAGGCGGCGCTGGGCGGCCGCTGA